In Zea mays cultivar B73 chromosome 7, Zm-B73-REFERENCE-NAM-5.0, whole genome shotgun sequence, the following proteins share a genomic window:
- the LOC100193219 gene encoding Transcription initiation factor IIB: MSDSFCPDCKKHTEVAFDHSAGDMVCTECGLVLEAHSVDETSEWRTFANESNDNDPVRVGGPTNPLLTDGGLSTVIAKPNGAQGDFLSSSLGRWQNRGSNPDRSLILAFRTIANMADRLGLVATIKDRANEIYKKVEDLKSIRGRNQDAILAACLYIACRQEDRPRTVKEICSVANGATKKEIGRAKEFIVKQLEVEMGQSMEMGTIHAGNFLRRFCSTLGMNNQAVRAAQDAVKHSEELDIRRSPISIAAAVIYMITQLSEDKKPLKDISLATGVAEGTIRNSYKDLYPYASRLIPNTYAKEEDLKNLCTP; this comes from the exons ATGAGCGACTCCTTCTGCCCCGACTGCAAGAAGCATACGGAGGTGGCGTTCGACCACTCGGCGGGGGACATGGTGTGCACCGAGTGCGGCCTCGTCCTCGAGGCGCACTCCGTCGACGAGACCTCCGAGTGGCGCACCTTCGCGAACGAGTCCAACGACAACGACCCCGTCCGTGTCGGTGGCCCCACCAACCCGCTCCTCACCGATGGCGGCCTCTCCACCGTCATCGCCAAGCCCAACGGTGCGCAGGGCGACTTCCTATCCTCCTCCCTCGGCAGGTGGCAGAACCGCGGCTCCAACCCCGACCGATCCCTCATCCTCGCCTTCCGCACCATCGCCAACATGGCTGACCG GCTAGGTCTTGTGGCTACTATTAAG GACCGAGCAAATGAAATCTACAAGAAAGTTGAAGATCTCAAATCTATCAGGGGAAGAAATCAAGATGCCATATTAGCTGCATGCCTATATATTGCTTGTAGACAAGAAGATCGGCCTAGAACTGTGAAAG AAATATGTTCAGTTGCTAATGGGGCCACAAAGAAAGAAATTGGCAGAGCAAAAGAATTTATAGTGAAACAACTGGAAGTTGAGATGGGGCAATCTATGGAGATGGGAACCATTCACGCTGGAAATTTTCTG AGACGTTTCTGCTCAACTCTTGGGATGAACAATCAAGCTGTTAGGGCAGCCCAGGATGCAGTTAAGCACTCGGAGGAGCTTGATATAAG GAGGAGCCCTATCTCAATTGCAGCCGCTGTCATTTATATGATAACCCAACTCTCAGAGGACAAGAAGCCACTTAAAG ATATATCCTTGGCTACTGGTGTAGCAGAAGGCACCATCAGAAATTCGTACAAGGATCTGTATCCTTATGCCTCAAGGCTCATCCCGAATACCTACGCCAAGGAAGAAGACCTGAAGAATCTCTGCACACCTTAG